One window of Amaranthus tricolor cultivar Red isolate AtriRed21 chromosome 13, ASM2621246v1, whole genome shotgun sequence genomic DNA carries:
- the LOC130797546 gene encoding glutathione S-transferase U9-like: MAEESSVKLHGMWASPFVLRVKLGLQIKGIKYDYIEEDLDNKSELLLQYNPVYKKVPVLVHNGRPISESSVILEYIDEAWPAAPYLLPKDPYEKAKHRFWAAYFQQISEGLAKTMMTEGKLTEETLKEFWNKLDIAEELLKKEMFSNGCPSFKDEMPGFLDITLYAYYGTSDMSKDLFGVEVLPSDRFPLITSWIKALSEVPLVKQAGPPKDKMLQHLKFLFQHYLPPKA, from the exons ATGGCTGAGGAGAGCTCAGTAAAGCTACATGGTATGTGGGCAAGTCCCTTTGTTTTGAGAGTAAAACTTGGTCTCCAAATTAAGGGCATAAAATATGATTATATAGAGGAAGATCTTGACAACAAAAGTGAGTTGCTGCTGCAATACAATCCAGTGTATAAGAAAGTTCCAGTACTTGTTCACAATGGCCGTCCTATTTCTGAGTCTTCTGTCATTCTTGAATATATCGACGAGGCTTGGCCTGCTGCCCCGTATTTGCTTCCTAAGGATCCCTATGAAAAGGCCAAGCATCGCTTTTGGGCCGCCTACTTCCAACAG ATATCGGAAGGTTTGGCAAAAACAATGATGACAGAAGGTAAACTAACAGAGGAGACACTGAAAGAGTTTTGGAACAAACTGGATATAGCTGAAGAATTACTGAAAAAAGAGATGTTTTCAAATGGATGCCCATCCTTCAAAGATGAAATGCCAGGATTCTTGGATATAACGTTGTATGCTTACTATGGAACATCTGATATGTCAAAAGATTTGTTTGGTGTTGAGGTTCTACCTTCAGATCGGTTTCCTTTAATAACATCATGGATAAAGGCACTAAGTGAAGTTCCTCTTGTAAAACAGGCGGGTCCACCAAAGGATAAGATGCTTCAACATCTGAAGTTTTTATTCCAGCATTACCTACCACCTAAGGCCTAA